One Panicum virgatum strain AP13 chromosome 9K, P.virgatum_v5, whole genome shotgun sequence genomic region harbors:
- the LOC120647188 gene encoding late embryogenesis abundant protein 29-like: MARSRGFAVPAVLLLLLLLLLAVASASAVGVAAKANAHDVAEEESWTDWANDKISEGLGLKHVDEEEAARKAGHTAESARESAQHAASEVGKKAGDAKDAAGDAAAGASSKAGQAKDQAKETVKGAAGEASTKAGYAKDKTKEAAETATQSGAEAHERSKQGKAKVEEAAKDKAGKAHETLRQTTDAAAEKAGTAKDAAWETTAAAKDKAAAAKDAAVSKAGAAKDAAWETAEAAGNKAQQSKEAEKAASAKDAAWETAEEAGKKAQQSKEAAKGKAASAKDAAWETAEAAKEKANQGYEKVKEKARETADAAKERIEETKEKVTGADGDSREKHRRADVDATGKHRTVDEL; this comes from the exons ATGGCGCGGTCGAGGGGGTTCGCCGTCCCagcggtgctgctgctgctgctgctgctgctgctggcagtggcctcggcgtcggcggtggGCGTGGCGGCCAAGGCGAACGCCCACGACGTCGCGGAGGAGGAGTCGTGGACCGACTGGGCCAACGACAAGATCTCCGAGGGGCTCGGGCTCAAGCAcgtcgacgaggaggaggccgcgcgcAAGGCCGGCCACACCGCCGAGTCCGCGCGCGAGTCCGCCCAGCACGCCGCCTCCG AGGTCGGGAAGAAGGCAGGCGACGCCAAGGACGCGGCGGGGGATGCCGCGGCGGGCGCGTCGAGCAAGGCCGGCCAGGCCAAGGATCAGGCCAAGGAGACGGTGaagggcgcggccggcgaggcgtcCACCAAGGCGGGGTACGCCAAGGACAAGACCAAGGAGGCGGCCGAGACGGCGACCCAGAGCGGCGCCGAGGCGCACGAGCGCTCCAAGCAGGGCAAGGCCAAGGTCGAGGAGGCCGCCAAGGACAAGGCCGGCAAGGCGCACGAGACGCTGCGCCAGAccacggacgcggcggcggagaaggccgggaCGGCCAAGGACGCCGcgtgggagacgacggccgccgccaaggACAAGGCTGCGGCGGCCAAGGACGCCGCGGTCAGTAAAGCCGGCGCGGCCAAGGACGCGGCGTGGgagacggcggaggcggccggcaaCAAGGCGCAGCAGTCcaaggaggcggagaaggcggcgTCGGCCAAGGACGCGGCGTGGGagacggcggaggaggccggcaaGAAGGCGCAGCAGTCCAAGGAGGCGGCCAAGGGGAAGGCGGCGTCAGCCAAGGACGCGGCGTGGgagacggcggaggcggccaagGAGAAGGCCAACCAAGGGTACGagaaggtgaaggagaaggcgCGGGAGACGGCCGACGCGGCCAAGGAGAGGATCGAGGAGACCAAGGAGAAGGTGACCGGCGCCGACGGCGACAGCAGGGAGAAGCACCGGAGGGCGGACGTCGACGCCACGGGCAAGCACCGGACGGTCGACGAGCTGTGA